The nucleotide window ACGAGTTCGTCGAGGCCGTGCAGCCGGGTCAGCAGGTTGGCCTTGCAGCGCAGGACGGGTGAGTCGAGCAGATGGGCGGGCAGGGTGGTGCGCAGCCGGGCGGGCCCGGAGGCGACGGTGCCGAGGAAGCGGCGGAAGGCGGCCAGCAGCAGCCGTTCGTCGGCGAGGCGCTGCGAGCCGAAGGCCCCGATGAGACCGAGTACGTTGTTGATGGCGAGGTAGTAGGCGAAGCGTTCGTCGGTGACCGCGTCGGACACGAAGGTGTCGCTGCGCTCGCCGATTCCCGGCAACCGCGCGTCCAGGTCCGTACGCCGGGACTCGCGGAAGTAGTAGCCCTGGTTGTCCCGGTAACGGCCGCCCCTGGGCCAGCCCTCGGCGTCCAGCAGGAGCAGGGTGTTCTGCTGGTGTGCCTCCAGCGCGACACCGGCCTCGGCGTCCAGCCAGAGGACGGGGCGGACGACGTGTTCGAGGTAACGCAGGAACCACTCGGCGGCGACGGCGCCACGGGGCCGGCCCGTGCGTCCGGCGAGCCGGGTGACGATCTCGGTGAGCCGGGACCGGGTCGTGGGCCCGGGCTGCTCCGGGTGCCGGTGTCCCGGCGACGTGGCTCCCGGCCTGGGCGAGACGAGTCCGGCGACGCAGGTGACGTCGTCCGAGGGCGCGAACGGGTTGTGGCGGATCATCACGTCGAGGCCGGGCACGGGGGTGCCGTCGAGGTCGTCCACCGCGAGCCAGGCGGGATCCCGGACGATGTCGAAGCCCGGGTGGGCCGCCCGCCACTGCTCGGTGAGGCCGGCCCGCAGCAGGCGGTGGACCTCGACCCCCCGGTGGAACTCCTTGCGGAGGTTCTCCCGGCGGGAGTTAGTGATGCGCAGGCCCAGCGACGGTTTCAGCATCGCGGGGGCGCCGGAGCGGTAGAGGGTGCGGACGGAGGAGGTGGGGTGCCACGGGGAGCCGTACGGGCCGAGGTCCCGGAGCAGCCCGGCGTCCAGGAGCGCCGCCGTCTCCGGACGGCGTCGGACCTCTCTGAGCTGCCAGGGGTGCACCGGCAGCGCGGCGTGTCCGTCGGGCAGCCGCAGTCCGGTACCGGCGAGCCGGGAGGTGAGCCGGTCCGCCGGCACGAGGCGGCCGCGCTCGGTCCACGCCGAGTCGGTGGCGAGCACGGAAGGGGCGACGGCGATCCAGTGCAGTGCGAAGGAGCCGCGCAGCTCGGGCGAGTAGAGCCGGTTGTCGATCCAACTGAGTCCTTCGCGGCTCTTCGGGGTGGGGTGGAGCGGATGGCCGAGCAACAGGGACTGCTCGGCGGAGAGGAACAGGTCGGGGCCGTCGGCCGGGTTCTCCCTGCGGTCCGCGATGAACACGACGGTCCGTCGCAACGAGTCCGCGACGCGACCGACCAGGTCGCCTTCGCCCGCCCCGGCCCGGGGCGTGGCGCGGACGCGCGATGCGGCGGGCTCGCCGGGCGCACCGGGCGCGGTGGAGGCAAGGAGATCGGCGAGGGCGGACGGCGCGGCGGAGACCGTCACCGCGGCGTTCGCGGCGTTCGCAGCCTCCGCGGCGGACTCGACGGGCACGTCGGACCCCGCGAATTCGCCGGACTCGCCGGGCCCGGCGAGGTGCGCGTCCGTCGGGGTCTCCCGCTCCAGCAGGGCCGCCAGCGTGACGGCGTCGAGGGGAGGGGCGTGGTCCGGGGCGTCCGCCAGGCGCGGTGGACCCAGGCGGTGCCACCCCGTGGGGGACCAGTAGTGGACCGGGACGACGAGGGTCGTGCCCCCGGCCGGGAGGGGGACGCGCAGGACGCCGTCGGCGGGGGCGGACAGGTCGTGCTCGCGCACCCAGCAGCGCAGCAGGTTCTCGACGGCCGCGGCCTGGGCGGCGACGTGGGGATCCGGGTGCTCCAGCAGGTCGGCAGTGGCGCCGTACAGCCCTTCGGACGTTCCTGGCCCTGCCGCCTGCCGGGGGACCGACTCGGTCCCCGGCCCGTGGGGGGCCTGCGTGCCGAGGGCTGCTCGCTCATGGGTGTGGGGGCGGCCGTCGGATGCGGAGGTGACGTTCAAAGGGGTTCCTCGGGGGTGGTCCAGGCTCGTACGGCGACGAACCGCAGCTGTTGCGGCGTGGACGGGCGTAGGTGGTACCGATGCGCTTCTCGGCCGGTGCGGGTGGACGTCCGGTCGGACACCCTCACGGCCCCGGCGGGGCCGGCTACCGGACCGCCCGCCGGACGGCCCGCCCGACCCGCGGTGCCCGTTTCGCGACCTGCGTCACCGCGTCCGCGAGTCTGTCGAGCACCGCGGTCGCCTGTTCGTCGGTGATCGTGAGCGGCGGGAGCAGCCGCACCACGCTGGAGTGCCGGCCGCCGAGTTCCACGATCAGTCCGCGCCGCAGGCACTCGCGCTGCACAGCGGCCGCCCGTTCGGGTGCGGCGGGCGGCGGGCCCCCGGGGGTCGCCGACGGCTTCTCGGGGTCCACGAGTTCGACACCGATCATCAGTCCCCGGCCGCGTACCTCACCGACGCAGGCGAAGTCGGTCTCCAGCTGCCGGAGCCGCGTGATCATGCGGCTGCCCAGTGCGGCGGCGCGCTCGGCGAGACCGTTCTCCCGGACGTACGCGAGGGTCGCGGCGCCTGCCGCCATGGCGAGCTGGTTGCCGCGGAACGTGCCCGCGTGGGCGCCCGGTTCCCATACGTCGAGGTCGTCGCGGTAGACGACGACGGCCAGGGGCAGGCTGCCGCCGATGGCCTTGGACAGGACCATCACGTCGGGCGTGACACCGCTGTGCTCGACCGCCCAGAAGGTGCCGGTCCTGCCGACCCCGGTCTGGACCTCGTCGGCGATCAGCGGAACGCCGCGCGCCGCCGTGATCTCCCGCATCCGCCGCATCCAGTCGTCGCGGGCCGGGATCACCCCGCCCTCCCCCTGCACCGGTTCGAGGATCATGCCCGCGGGGCTCGCCACCCCGGACTTGGCGTCGTCGAGCAGGGACCGCGTCCAGTGCGCGGCGAGTTCGGCCCCGCGCTCGCCTCCGACGCCGAAGGGGCAGCGGTACTCCTGCGGATAGGGCAGGCGGGTGACCCGTACGTCGGGAGCGCCGCCGGATGCCGCGAGCGCCCCCTCGGTCATCCCGTGGTAGGCGCCCGTGAAGGCGAGGATCCCGCTGCGTCCGGTCGCGGTGCGCACCAGTTTCAGCGCGGCCTCCACGGCGTCCGTCCCGGCGGGGCCGCAGAACTGCACGCGGGCGCGGTCGGCGAGGCCGGGCGGCAGGGTGCGGAACAGCTCGGTCGTGAAGGCGTCCTTGACCGGTGTGGCCAGGTCGAGGACGTGCAGCGGGGCGCCCGAGTCGAGGACCTTCCTGACGGCCTCCAGGACGACCGGGTGGTTGTGGCCGAGGGCCAGTGTGCCCGCGCCGGAGAGACAGTCGAGGTAGCGGCTTCCGTCGGCGCCCTCGATGGTCAGCCCGCGGGCCCGTACGGGGACGATCGGCAGGGCGCGCGCATAGGTGCGCGCCGCGGATTCGCGCGCCGACTGCCGCCGCAGGATCCCTTCCTGCGCCACGCGCGCCCCCGCCTCCGCGCTCGCTCCGGCGTCCGTGTGCGTCGTACACGCCCCGGCGTCCTCGTGCGCTCCGGCACCCTCGTGCGCCAACCGCACTGCCGCGTCCTCGTGCGCCGCGTCCTCCTGCGCCGTGTGCGGCTGCGCCGCTCTGCGCGTCGTGGGCGCCGCCTCGGGCGCAGACCCCGTCACCGTCACGTCTGTCGGTCCTCCCGCTGTCCAGAGGCGAGTCGCCCGCCCGTCCGTGGGAGGCGGCAGGGGGGATGAACGCAGCCGGAACGCCCCCCGTACGTACCAACGACGAGGACCGCGCGGGGCAACGGCGGAACGAAGATCCTCACCGTGACGGAACCGTTGCGGACCCGTCGGAAGTCCCCCACGGCAACGGCATAGTCTGTGGTGCCGTTCGGCGGTACTCGCTGATCAGCACCCACGGCCCACGCCGGGTCCGTACGGGTCCCCGGATCCGTACGAGGTCCCGGGCCGCGCCACAGAGTTGTTCGTTCACCTCCAGGGGGAGTTCACACCAT belongs to Streptomyces sp. V3I8 and includes:
- a CDS encoding IucA/IucC family siderophore biosynthesis protein, with protein sequence MNVTSASDGRPHTHERAALGTQAPHGPGTESVPRQAAGPGTSEGLYGATADLLEHPDPHVAAQAAAVENLLRCWVREHDLSAPADGVLRVPLPAGGTTLVVPVHYWSPTGWHRLGPPRLADAPDHAPPLDAVTLAALLERETPTDAHLAGPGESGEFAGSDVPVESAAEAANAANAAVTVSAAPSALADLLASTAPGAPGEPAASRVRATPRAGAGEGDLVGRVADSLRRTVVFIADRRENPADGPDLFLSAEQSLLLGHPLHPTPKSREGLSWIDNRLYSPELRGSFALHWIAVAPSVLATDSAWTERGRLVPADRLTSRLAGTGLRLPDGHAALPVHPWQLREVRRRPETAALLDAGLLRDLGPYGSPWHPTSSVRTLYRSGAPAMLKPSLGLRITNSRRENLRKEFHRGVEVHRLLRAGLTEQWRAAHPGFDIVRDPAWLAVDDLDGTPVPGLDVMIRHNPFAPSDDVTCVAGLVSPRPGATSPGHRHPEQPGPTTRSRLTEIVTRLAGRTGRPRGAVAAEWFLRYLEHVVRPVLWLDAEAGVALEAHQQNTLLLLDAEGWPRGGRYRDNQGYYFRESRRTDLDARLPGIGERSDTFVSDAVTDERFAYYLAINNVLGLIGAFGSQRLADERLLLAAFRRFLGTVASGPARLRTTLPAHLLDSPVLRCKANLLTRLHGLDELVGPVDTQSVYVTIANPLHS
- a CDS encoding diaminobutyrate--2-oxoglutarate transaminase family protein, producing the protein MAQEGILRRQSARESAARTYARALPIVPVRARGLTIEGADGSRYLDCLSGAGTLALGHNHPVVLEAVRKVLDSGAPLHVLDLATPVKDAFTTELFRTLPPGLADRARVQFCGPAGTDAVEAALKLVRTATGRSGILAFTGAYHGMTEGALAASGGAPDVRVTRLPYPQEYRCPFGVGGERGAELAAHWTRSLLDDAKSGVASPAGMILEPVQGEGGVIPARDDWMRRMREITAARGVPLIADEVQTGVGRTGTFWAVEHSGVTPDVMVLSKAIGGSLPLAVVVYRDDLDVWEPGAHAGTFRGNQLAMAAGAATLAYVRENGLAERAAALGSRMITRLRQLETDFACVGEVRGRGLMIGVELVDPEKPSATPGGPPPAAPERAAAVQRECLRRGLIVELGGRHSSVVRLLPPLTITDEQATAVLDRLADAVTQVAKRAPRVGRAVRRAVR